The Pseudomonas azotoformans genome has a segment encoding these proteins:
- the dmeF gene encoding CDF family Co(II)/Ni(II) efflux transporter DmeF produces the protein MSTDYSHDHMFLGKSHEENAKRTLWVVALTVVMMVAEITAGYLTGSMALLADGFHMATHAGALGIAAAAYAYAKRHASSARYSFGTGKVGDLGGFASALILGLVSLGIAGESLFRLFQPTQVQFGTATLIAIVGLAVNVVSALLLSGGHDHHHGHDHGHDESHHAHGHDNNLRSAYVHVIADALTSVLAIAALLAGRYLGWVWLDPAMGIVGAVVIARWAWSLMRVTSGVLLDQTDDHVAEEIRELVERPGDASIIDLHVWQVGPQARAAIVSVLGSPAVNAENIRERLATVHEITHLTVEYRTKLGADAPDQIVLA, from the coding sequence ATGAGCACCGACTATTCACACGACCATATGTTCCTTGGGAAATCACATGAAGAAAACGCCAAGCGAACCTTGTGGGTGGTGGCCCTGACCGTCGTAATGATGGTTGCTGAAATCACCGCAGGTTATCTCACTGGCTCAATGGCGTTGCTTGCCGATGGTTTTCACATGGCAACGCATGCAGGAGCGCTGGGCATAGCCGCAGCTGCTTACGCGTACGCGAAAAGACATGCCTCAAGTGCTCGCTACAGTTTTGGAACTGGCAAGGTAGGAGACTTGGGTGGCTTCGCTTCTGCTCTGATTTTGGGACTGGTTTCCTTGGGAATTGCTGGAGAGTCGCTGTTTCGTCTCTTTCAACCGACTCAAGTGCAATTCGGGACAGCGACTCTAATCGCAATTGTCGGACTAGCAGTGAATGTGGTGAGCGCGCTTTTGCTGTCTGGCGGTCATGATCATCACCATGGGCATGACCACGGCCACGATGAGTCTCACCATGCGCATGGTCACGACAATAATTTGCGCTCTGCATACGTTCACGTCATTGCAGATGCACTGACTTCGGTTCTGGCCATCGCAGCCCTTCTTGCTGGTCGGTACCTTGGTTGGGTATGGCTCGACCCTGCAATGGGGATTGTGGGTGCCGTTGTGATTGCACGCTGGGCTTGGTCGTTGATGCGGGTGACTTCGGGTGTATTGCTCGACCAGACAGATGATCATGTCGCTGAAGAGATTCGTGAACTGGTTGAGCGACCGGGAGATGCTTCGATCATTGATCTTCATGTCTGGCAGGTTGGGCCGCAAGCCCGCGCCGCGATTGTGAGTGTTCTGGGCAGCCCAGCAGTCAATGCAGAAAACATACGAGAACGGCTTGCGACGGTTCATGAGATCACTCATCTGACAGTTGAGTACCGCACGAAGTTGGGCGCTGACGCACCTGATCAGATCGTTCTGGCTTAG
- a CDS encoding metal/formaldehyde-sensitive transcriptional repressor, whose amino-acid sequence MGHVRSSKDDLLKRVKRIAGQIQAIERALDSDDDCSKTLLLVASARGAINGLMDEIIEDHAREHVANPTLSNDERAKGVDELLEAIRRYSK is encoded by the coding sequence ATGGGTCATGTCAGATCAAGCAAAGACGATCTTCTTAAGCGCGTAAAGCGAATCGCTGGGCAAATCCAGGCGATTGAGCGAGCACTCGACTCTGATGATGACTGCTCGAAAACCTTGCTTTTGGTCGCTTCTGCCCGTGGCGCTATCAATGGGCTGATGGATGAAATTATCGAAGACCACGCTCGTGAACACGTCGCGAATCCGACACTCAGCAACGACGAAAGAGCGAAAGGTGTCGACGAGCTGCTCGAAGCCATTCGCCGCTATTCCAAATAG
- a CDS encoding OprD family porin — MNNKSIYGLSLIALGMSMGQVAVAVEQKPEGFIEGSTFSILNRNLYLNRDYRKGQSSPTGNGYSAEWAHGIIGRFESGFTQGTVGFGIDAFAMEGLKLDSGDGRSGARSSVDVLPHNSKGQPEDSYSKVGGAAKVRFLDTVVKVGDVFPSTPVVAYGDSRLLPESFRGATFTNTSIKDLTLQGGRLHAMSQPNSSGMRDGFSTFYAGAVDAPWIAYLGGDYTVNEHVGVSLYTSQFKDVWNQYYAGTTLNYPLSDSVSLIGGFNYYRAVDEGKKLLGSFDNNIWSGKTGVKFGAHTVTVGYQRNNGNDDFDYLRQSDSIFLDNSIQYSDFNSPKEQSLQLRYDLDMQAFGIPGLSFMTRYAKGWDADYSNANSVYMRRGADGAPLQDQKRWERDIEAKYVIQSGSLKDMSLRVRQATTRATDFESDLDEVRLIVEYPLQLL, encoded by the coding sequence ATGAACAATAAAAGCATTTATGGTCTTTCTCTCATTGCCCTTGGCATGAGCATGGGGCAAGTTGCAGTAGCTGTGGAGCAAAAACCTGAAGGGTTCATTGAGGGGAGCACCTTTAGTATTCTGAATCGGAATCTCTATCTCAATCGTGATTATCGAAAGGGCCAGTCAAGCCCCACGGGCAATGGTTACTCAGCCGAATGGGCTCATGGCATCATTGGCCGATTCGAATCGGGCTTTACTCAAGGTACGGTAGGCTTCGGCATTGATGCGTTTGCAATGGAAGGCCTCAAGCTCGATTCAGGTGATGGTCGCTCGGGAGCCCGTAGCTCAGTCGATGTCTTGCCGCACAATAGCAAAGGCCAACCTGAAGACTCCTACTCAAAAGTAGGCGGGGCCGCAAAAGTGCGCTTCCTGGATACAGTCGTCAAGGTAGGGGACGTATTTCCATCGACACCTGTCGTGGCCTATGGGGATTCCCGACTCCTCCCTGAGAGTTTTCGTGGCGCAACGTTCACCAATACCAGCATCAAAGACCTGACCCTTCAAGGGGGTCGGCTGCATGCGATGAGCCAACCCAATTCCAGTGGCATGCGTGACGGCTTTTCGACTTTCTACGCCGGTGCAGTAGATGCTCCGTGGATCGCTTATCTAGGGGGCGATTACACGGTCAATGAGCACGTAGGTGTGAGTCTTTACACCAGCCAATTCAAGGATGTGTGGAACCAGTATTACGCAGGCACCACATTGAACTATCCGCTCTCAGACAGCGTATCGCTAATCGGTGGCTTTAATTACTACCGAGCGGTTGATGAGGGTAAAAAACTTCTGGGAAGCTTCGATAACAACATCTGGAGCGGCAAGACCGGGGTCAAATTCGGAGCGCATACCGTGACCGTTGGGTATCAGCGCAATAATGGTAACGACGACTTTGACTACCTACGCCAATCAGACTCGATTTTCTTGGATAACTCCATTCAGTACAGCGATTTCAACTCACCGAAAGAGCAATCCTTGCAGCTGCGCTACGATCTAGATATGCAGGCTTTCGGCATCCCCGGTCTCAGCTTCATGACCCGCTACGCTAAGGGTTGGGATGCGGACTATTCCAACGCGAACAGCGTGTACATGCGTCGCGGAGCGGACGGTGCCCCATTGCAGGACCAAAAGCGTTGGGAGCGAGACATAGAGGCCAAATACGTCATCCAGTCCGGCTCACTGAAGGACATGTCTTTACGTGTTCGCCAAGCAACAACACGAGCTACCGATTTCGAATCTGATTTGGACGAGGTCCGACTGATTGTTGAATATCCACTGCAACTCCTCTAA
- a CDS encoding DUF2790 domain-containing protein, translating into MKSLKAFFAVSILTLSSLAMAEGGGDRVYGRMMQENQKAMEQYALENGKTTPEVVHYEYGMNLDVQKVISTTQANKTCGVAPSRMTYEDSAGKLNTLEYKVMGTNCPHGS; encoded by the coding sequence ATGAAATCACTAAAAGCTTTTTTTGCCGTTTCCATCTTGACCTTGTCTTCTTTGGCCATGGCTGAAGGAGGTGGTGACCGTGTTTATGGTCGAATGATGCAAGAGAACCAGAAGGCGATGGAACAGTACGCCTTAGAAAATGGAAAGACGACACCTGAAGTTGTTCATTATGAATATGGAATGAACCTCGATGTCCAGAAGGTAATCAGTACCACTCAAGCCAATAAAACCTGTGGCGTAGCTCCTTCGCGCATGACCTATGAAGATTCGGCGGGCAAGCTCAACACCCTGGAATACAAGGTTATGGGTACTAACTGCCCTCACGGAAGCTAG
- a CDS encoding nucleoid-associated protein: MITLKTAIIHSFKKLAKTSFISEVVKKDVALDTENPALHFLVNGIHGLIGKEGNSVVYGQFADDDRQGPFPERFTAFVEVQDDEARFIDLTHLAMDQLVEQAGNQVLSTGGHILCAQYTAGATDFFLVASMKERGGIQLDENYVPKEIQEVDLNKVQQAARINLASFVAIKAMAAAAAAAPEQNEDDAEDEVDSTYLCFISRGRDSQASDYFISALGCAKGVASGRATKNAIDNVARFFRDNKTLKGFGYKAKEAVIKYLEEQLAAGKSARLDAICHVAVAHVPADLVDEIVGLKDYLNSEKHKVPDDFTVNAKSLKEKTRIKGDAANWSLQFERGALGKDPAADVYYDEGRKKLTLSNLTAELVGVIEKELLARVG, translated from the coding sequence ATGATTACGCTGAAAACTGCCATTATTCACAGCTTCAAGAAGCTGGCCAAGACCAGTTTTATCTCCGAGGTGGTCAAGAAGGATGTGGCGCTCGATACTGAAAATCCCGCGTTGCATTTTCTGGTCAATGGTATCCACGGCCTCATCGGCAAAGAAGGCAACAGCGTGGTCTACGGCCAGTTTGCCGATGATGACCGTCAGGGACCGTTTCCAGAGCGCTTCACCGCGTTCGTAGAAGTACAAGATGATGAAGCGCGATTTATCGACTTGACCCACTTGGCAATGGACCAGTTGGTGGAGCAAGCCGGTAATCAAGTCTTATCGACCGGTGGACACATCCTTTGCGCTCAGTACACCGCAGGTGCAACCGACTTTTTCCTGGTCGCCAGCATGAAGGAACGCGGCGGTATACAGCTGGACGAGAACTATGTGCCCAAGGAAATTCAAGAGGTCGATCTCAACAAGGTTCAGCAGGCCGCCAGGATCAATTTAGCGAGCTTCGTGGCCATAAAGGCTATGGCTGCTGCGGCCGCTGCTGCGCCTGAGCAGAATGAAGATGACGCGGAGGATGAAGTGGATTCAACCTACCTGTGCTTCATCAGCCGGGGCCGTGATAGTCAGGCATCCGATTATTTCATCTCTGCACTGGGATGCGCGAAAGGAGTAGCTTCCGGACGCGCTACCAAAAATGCCATTGATAACGTTGCACGGTTTTTTCGCGACAACAAAACGTTAAAAGGCTTTGGTTACAAGGCCAAAGAGGCGGTGATCAAGTATCTGGAGGAGCAGTTGGCCGCAGGCAAATCTGCGCGCTTGGACGCTATCTGCCACGTCGCTGTCGCACACGTACCCGCTGACTTAGTGGATGAAATTGTTGGGCTGAAAGACTATTTGAATAGCGAGAAACATAAGGTGCCAGACGACTTTACGGTCAATGCGAAATCGCTGAAAGAGAAGACCCGTATCAAGGGGGACGCGGCTAACTGGTCGTTGCAATTCGAGCGTGGAGCGTTAGGTAAGGATCCGGCCGCAGACGTTTATTATGATGAGGGACGGAAAAAGTTGACACTGTCCAATCTGACTGCCGAACTGGTTGGTGTGATCGAGAAAGAACTGCTGGCCAGGGTCGGCTAA
- the arsC gene encoding arsenate reductase (glutaredoxin) (This arsenate reductase requires both glutathione and glutaredoxin to convert arsenate to arsenite, after which the efflux transporter formed by ArsA and ArsB can extrude the arsenite from the cell, providing resistance.): MNQITIYHNPECGTSRNTLALIRNSGEEPTVIEYLKTPPDRPTLIRLIKDMGIEVRALLRIKGTPYEELGLGDPSLADDQLIDAMMAHPILINRPIVVTPLGARLCRPSEAVLDLLPQEQRGSFVKEDGQVVVKIDDLGRKV, encoded by the coding sequence ATGAATCAGATCACGATTTATCACAACCCGGAATGTGGCACTTCCCGCAATACCTTGGCATTGATCCGCAACAGCGGTGAAGAGCCAACGGTAATTGAGTACCTGAAAACCCCACCTGATCGGCCAACGCTAATCAGGTTGATCAAGGATATGGGTATAGAGGTGCGGGCGCTCCTCCGTATCAAAGGCACGCCGTACGAAGAGCTTGGGTTGGGCGATCCGTCACTTGCCGATGACCAGCTCATTGACGCCATGATGGCTCATCCCATCCTGATCAATCGTCCCATCGTCGTGACCCCCTTGGGGGCACGCCTGTGTCGTCCGTCTGAGGCTGTCCTCGACCTGCTTCCACAAGAGCAGCGCGGCAGTTTCGTCAAAGAGGACGGACAGGTCGTTGTGAAAATTGATGATCTGGGCCGTAAAGTCTGA
- the arsH gene encoding arsenical resistance protein ArsH, giving the protein MQDTLPNVQAELLDIPTLEQLAPRTSSLHKPRILLLYGSTRERSFSRLVTQEAARLLEQFGAETKIFDPSGLPLPDDAPDTHPKVAELRKLMQWSEGQMWCSPERHGSMSAVFKAQIDWVPLAIGAVRPTQGKTLAVMQVCGGSQSFNVVNQLRVLGRWMRMFTIPNQSSVAKAFTEFDETGRMKPSSYYDRLVDVMEELMKFTLLLRDRQDYLVDRYSERKESAGELSERVNQRSI; this is encoded by the coding sequence ATGCAAGATACGCTGCCGAATGTCCAAGCCGAGCTGCTTGACATTCCAACCCTGGAGCAACTGGCGCCTCGCACGTCCTCACTCCATAAACCTCGAATCCTTCTTCTGTATGGGTCGACACGAGAGCGATCCTTCAGCCGGTTGGTGACCCAGGAGGCCGCTCGACTTCTGGAGCAGTTTGGCGCTGAAACAAAGATATTCGATCCGTCGGGCCTTCCGCTGCCGGATGATGCACCCGACACCCACCCCAAAGTCGCGGAGCTGCGCAAACTGATGCAATGGTCGGAAGGCCAGATGTGGTGCTCTCCTGAGCGACACGGCTCCATGAGTGCGGTTTTCAAGGCTCAGATTGACTGGGTTCCGCTGGCGATAGGTGCTGTACGACCTACGCAAGGAAAGACCCTTGCGGTGATGCAAGTCTGCGGCGGCTCGCAGTCCTTCAACGTAGTTAATCAGCTGCGGGTACTGGGGCGTTGGATGCGCATGTTCACCATCCCAAACCAATCCTCAGTAGCTAAGGCCTTCACCGAATTCGATGAGACGGGCCGGATGAAGCCGTCCTCGTACTACGACCGTCTGGTCGACGTGATGGAAGAACTGATGAAGTTCACGCTGTTGTTGCGTGATCGCCAAGATTACCTGGTTGATCGTTACTCCGAGCGTAAAGAGTCCGCTGGGGAGCTATCCGAACGCGTCAACCAGCGATCCATTTGA
- a CDS encoding arsenate reductase ArsC produces MKVLFMCTHNSCRSILSEALFNHLASEGVEAVSSGSFPSGRVNQRALQTLEAAGISTAGLSSKASDIFEGSPPDIVVTVCDRAAGEACPIFFGPALKAHWGLADPSEATGSEIEITKAFDATLAKIRERVSAFLALPLKTMSPDQLKAELNRIGSL; encoded by the coding sequence ATGAAAGTCTTGTTCATGTGTACCCACAACAGCTGCCGTAGCATCCTCTCCGAGGCACTTTTCAACCACCTGGCGTCAGAGGGCGTGGAGGCGGTCAGCTCAGGAAGCTTTCCCAGCGGTCGAGTGAACCAAAGGGCATTGCAAACGCTGGAGGCTGCGGGCATTTCCACGGCAGGCTTGAGCAGCAAAGCTTCGGATATTTTTGAAGGCTCTCCACCAGACATCGTGGTAACCGTATGTGACCGGGCAGCGGGTGAAGCGTGCCCCATCTTTTTCGGGCCAGCCTTGAAGGCCCATTGGGGTTTGGCCGATCCGTCGGAAGCCACTGGGTCGGAGATCGAGATCACAAAAGCGTTTGACGCCACTCTCGCCAAAATTCGCGAACGCGTGAGCGCGTTTCTTGCGCTGCCGTTGAAAACCATGAGCCCTGATCAGCTCAAAGCTGAACTGAACCGTATCGGTTCGCTTTGA
- a CDS encoding arsenic transporter — MLIAVLIFIATIVLVIWQPKGLGVGWSATFGAVLALLTGVVTLADIPEVWHIVWNATATFIAVIIISLLLDEAGFFEWAALHVARWGGGSTRKLFAFIILLGAAVSALFANDGAALILTPIVIAMLFALRFSPAATLAFVMAAGFIADTASLPLVVSNLVNIVSADYFKIGFSEYASVMVPVNLVSVAATLVMLMWFFRKELPKTYELAQLHHPKEAIRDRPTFIAGWWVLALLLVGFFVVEPLGVPISAIAAACAFILYVIAARGHAIDTGKVLKGAPWQVVIFSLGMYLVVYGLKNAGLTNHIAQILNVFAGYGVWGASLGTGLLTAFLSSIMNNMPTVLIGALSIHAAEVDGVVLQAMVYANIIGCDLGPKITPIGSLATLLWLHVLAKKDITISWGYYFKTGIVLTLPILIATLCALALRLSF, encoded by the coding sequence ATGTTGATTGCCGTACTGATCTTTATTGCCACCATCGTCCTGGTGATCTGGCAGCCCAAAGGGCTGGGTGTTGGCTGGAGTGCAACCTTTGGCGCTGTACTCGCGCTCTTGACTGGAGTGGTCACTCTTGCGGATATCCCCGAGGTGTGGCACATCGTTTGGAATGCCACTGCAACGTTCATCGCGGTGATTATCATCAGTCTTCTGCTCGATGAAGCCGGCTTTTTCGAATGGGCAGCATTGCATGTCGCACGCTGGGGCGGAGGCAGCACTCGTAAGCTATTTGCTTTCATCATCCTACTGGGTGCTGCGGTATCAGCATTATTTGCTAATGATGGTGCGGCATTGATTCTCACGCCCATCGTGATCGCAATGCTATTTGCATTGCGCTTTTCGCCCGCTGCCACCCTCGCATTCGTCATGGCGGCCGGTTTTATCGCTGATACCGCGAGTTTGCCTCTGGTAGTTTCGAATCTGGTCAACATTGTCTCTGCGGATTATTTCAAGATTGGGTTCAGCGAATACGCATCCGTCATGGTGCCGGTGAATCTGGTCAGCGTTGCGGCTACGCTGGTGATGCTGATGTGGTTCTTCCGCAAGGAATTGCCCAAGACTTACGAACTTGCTCAGTTGCATCATCCTAAAGAGGCGATACGTGATCGTCCGACTTTCATAGCAGGCTGGTGGGTTCTAGCTCTGCTGCTGGTCGGTTTCTTTGTCGTCGAGCCTCTGGGCGTGCCGATCAGTGCCATTGCGGCTGCCTGCGCATTCATTCTTTACGTCATCGCGGCCCGTGGACACGCCATCGACACCGGCAAGGTGCTCAAGGGCGCGCCATGGCAGGTGGTGATCTTTTCCCTGGGCATGTATCTGGTCGTCTACGGCCTCAAGAACGCCGGTTTGACCAACCACATCGCCCAGATCCTGAATGTATTTGCCGGCTACGGTGTCTGGGGCGCGTCCTTGGGTACGGGGCTGCTCACAGCCTTTCTGTCTTCAATCATGAACAACATGCCCACTGTCCTGATCGGTGCCTTGTCCATTCATGCTGCCGAAGTCGATGGCGTCGTTCTTCAAGCAATGGTGTACGCCAACATCATTGGCTGCGACCTGGGGCCGAAAATCACTCCCATCGGTAGCCTGGCCACGCTCTTGTGGCTGCACGTGCTGGCCAAAAAGGACATCACGATCAGCTGGGGTTACTACTTCAAGACCGGGATCGTGCTGACCTTGCCCATCCTTATCGCCACCCTCTGCGCCCTGGCATTGCGCCTCAGCTTCTGA
- a CDS encoding metalloregulator ArsR/SmtB family transcription factor, whose translation MTEPMNPTALFKCLADDTRTKITLLIVSEGELCVCELTAALDQSQPKISRHLALLRSAGLLMDRRQGQWVYYRLNPGLPSWVSAILKDVVDANQDWLDTEAKRLSDMNARPINQLVCG comes from the coding sequence ATGACAGAGCCTATGAATCCCACGGCACTATTCAAGTGCTTGGCAGATGACACTCGAACCAAAATCACACTGCTCATCGTGAGCGAAGGAGAGCTGTGCGTATGCGAGCTTACCGCTGCGCTCGACCAGAGCCAGCCCAAGATTTCTCGCCACTTGGCGCTGCTTCGTTCAGCGGGACTGCTGATGGATCGTCGTCAAGGCCAGTGGGTTTACTACCGCCTGAATCCCGGCCTTCCTAGTTGGGTGAGTGCAATTCTGAAGGACGTCGTGGATGCGAATCAGGATTGGCTAGATACCGAAGCCAAACGACTAAGCGACATGAATGCTCGTCCTATCAACCAGCTCGTATGTGGCTGA
- a CDS encoding arsenate reductase ArsC — translation MSAPIKVLFICVANSARSHLAEALLRHTDPRFAAYSAGLEPTSVDPRTVAALANVDVDASGLHSKSIDELRDEKFDYVITLCDKSARECAWMPAAGEVITWDFADPVTSDHPDAFRHTLHDIHERIKLFVLVKTKHLEDL, via the coding sequence ATGTCTGCCCCAATCAAAGTGCTTTTCATCTGCGTTGCCAACTCTGCCCGCTCCCATTTAGCAGAAGCATTGCTTCGGCACACAGATCCGCGTTTTGCCGCTTACAGTGCGGGCTTGGAGCCAACCAGCGTCGACCCGCGTACTGTCGCTGCTCTGGCCAATGTCGACGTAGATGCATCCGGACTGCATAGCAAATCCATTGATGAGCTTCGCGACGAAAAATTCGATTACGTCATCACGCTGTGTGACAAGTCCGCACGGGAATGTGCATGGATGCCCGCCGCTGGCGAAGTCATCACTTGGGATTTCGCAGATCCGGTCACCAGCGATCATCCCGACGCGTTTCGCCACACACTTCATGACATCCATGAGCGCATTAAGCTCTTCGTCTTGGTCAAGACAAAACACTTGGAGGATCTATGA
- a CDS encoding TniQ family protein codes for MSSILFFPMSMPDETLLSRITRYHFLSGNKTEAETFRDLFGVAPFQLSIIPKQLENLASRLPGVKESNLAELLEINTTFPAYKPFIGLSKEPSKEFDKVLSDVARVPRREGTRNSRAKICLACVQADLIECGYAYWHRAHHVPGVTACWRHGEELLQSCPNCSHPFYRKNRLLPGLTDDCACGWNAVKPANRSLASNEEREFAVFVNDILQRNLPSIDYTVLAACYRRQAKKQGFVHGNLIGTAKLFSSIRDKFSDKIISKIDLAYAAGIRSQWIRLSTTRGQIDMPLARHLLISLHLFGCAEKFENAWQKSLYLLARQTRRSVLKRKLCQNIRKRLIEKKSQCYLK; via the coding sequence ATGTCCAGTATTCTGTTTTTCCCAATGTCTATGCCAGACGAGACACTATTATCTCGTATTACGAGATACCATTTTTTGTCCGGAAACAAAACCGAGGCAGAAACCTTTCGTGATCTTTTTGGCGTTGCGCCATTTCAGCTATCTATCATACCGAAGCAATTAGAAAACCTTGCTTCTCGATTGCCGGGAGTTAAAGAAAGCAACTTGGCTGAGTTGCTTGAGATTAACACTACGTTCCCAGCCTACAAACCTTTTATAGGATTATCAAAAGAACCCTCTAAGGAGTTTGACAAGGTTTTATCTGATGTCGCTCGAGTGCCTAGGAGAGAAGGTACGAGGAATAGCAGAGCTAAAATTTGCTTGGCCTGTGTGCAGGCCGACCTCATAGAGTGTGGCTACGCATATTGGCACCGAGCTCATCATGTACCGGGCGTTACAGCGTGCTGGCGACATGGTGAAGAACTTCTTCAATCTTGCCCTAATTGCTCTCATCCTTTTTATCGTAAAAACCGATTGTTACCGGGGTTGACCGATGATTGTGCTTGCGGGTGGAACGCTGTTAAACCTGCGAACCGCTCACTCGCCTCAAATGAAGAGCGCGAGTTTGCAGTTTTTGTAAATGATATTCTGCAACGCAATCTGCCATCGATAGATTATACGGTTTTGGCTGCTTGTTATCGGCGTCAAGCAAAGAAGCAAGGGTTTGTTCATGGGAACCTAATTGGCACAGCTAAATTATTTAGCAGTATTCGTGATAAGTTCAGCGATAAAATTATTTCAAAAATTGATTTGGCATACGCAGCTGGAATTCGAAGTCAATGGATTAGGCTATCGACAACAAGAGGTCAAATTGATATGCCGTTGGCAAGGCATCTTTTAATATCTCTCCATCTTTTTGGATGTGCAGAAAAGTTTGAGAATGCTTGGCAGAAGAGTCTCTACTTGCTAGCTCGGCAAACCCGACGGTCCGTCTTAAAGAGAAAACTTTGCCAGAACATAAGAAAAAGGCTTATCGAGAAAAAATCTCAATGCTACTTGAAGTGA
- a CDS encoding TnsD family Tn7-like transposition protein — MIRAISNGPDLWKEARLSKLLVDRRNRFDGEYRARLAHECRDYVWLHRNDRQWLSELTQEPGKAHRPRGQQAERFKDLDLANEVVQCAEMLRALPGKPVRISRTKIGRELHVLSRFEKQLNKLPHCAAALAAECETLDAFHRRRLSWARAEAKT; from the coding sequence ATGATACGCGCGATTTCGAATGGACCTGACCTATGGAAAGAGGCGAGGCTTTCGAAACTTCTGGTTGATAGGAGGAACCGATTTGACGGGGAATACAGAGCTCGCCTAGCTCATGAGTGTCGAGATTATGTGTGGCTTCATCGAAACGATCGGCAATGGCTGTCCGAGCTGACACAAGAGCCAGGTAAAGCCCACAGACCGCGCGGACAGCAGGCAGAAAGATTCAAAGACCTCGACCTTGCCAACGAAGTGGTTCAATGCGCTGAAATGTTACGAGCGCTTCCAGGTAAACCTGTCCGCATCTCACGGACAAAAATAGGCAGAGAGCTTCATGTGTTATCTAGGTTTGAAAAGCAGCTCAACAAGCTGCCGCACTGTGCGGCTGCACTGGCAGCCGAATGCGAAACCCTTGATGCATTTCATCGGCGGCGCCTGAGCTGGGCCCGAGCGGAAGCTAAAACTTGA